From the genome of Corallococcus exiguus:
GCCCGGCGTGGCGAGCACCTGGAAGGTGCACCGTCCGACGTGCACCGTGTCGCCGTGCCGCACCTGGATGTCGGCGCAACGGGCCCCGCCTGTCCCGGCCACCACCTGGCACTGCGTGCGCTCCCGCAGCGTGCCGGACGCGGTGACGTGGTCCGCGTGCACGTGGGTGTCGAAGACGTGGGAGAGGACGAGCCCCAGCTCGCTGACGAGCCGCAGGTCGCGGTCCACCTGCTCCAGCACCGGATCGATGAGCACGGCCTGGCGCGTGGCCTCGTCACCGATGAGGTACGTGTAGGTCGAGGACTCGGAGTCGAAGAGCTGGCGGAAGAGCATGTCGGAATCTCCGTTGCACGGGGGCCGCCGGCGGAGCGGGGGATTCAGCGCAGCGCACGGAGTGTCCGCTGGAACGCGGGCTCCGAGAAAGGGACGTCCTTCGATATTTGATGTGGTCTAGCCAACGCGCACTCGCCTCGCAGGGCAGCTGGCGCGGTGGGGGTGTCGTGGGCAGGCTCGCGGCGTGCTCTCATGACCGCTCACTTGTCCGCGCGCCTCGAGGCGTCCCCATCCCGCAAGCCTTCGTCCGTCTCCGAGCACCATCGGGTGCTGATCATCGGCGGCGGCACCGCGGGCATCACGGTCGCGGCGCGGCTGCGGCGCAAGGGCGTGCAGGGTGTCGCCGTGCTCGAGCCCTCGGCGCAGCACTTCTACCAGCCGCTGTGGACGCTGGTGGGCGCTGGCGCCGCGGACATCGCGAGCACCGTGCGGCCGGAGGCGGACTACATCCCGGAGGGGACGCGGTGGATCCAGGACCGGGCGGAGGAGGTGGACCCCGTCCGTCAGCAGGTGCTCACGCTCGGAGGCGCGCGGCTGATCTATGACTTCCTGGTGGTCGCTCCGGGAATCCAGCTGGACTGGGATCGGGTGCGCGGCCTGCGCGAGGCGCTGAAGACGCCGTTCGTGTCCAGCAACTACGACTTCCGGCTGGCGCCGAAGACGTGGGAGATGGTGCGGGCGTTCCAGGGCGGCACGGCGCTGTTCACCCATCCGGCCACGCCGGTGAAGTGCGCAGGGGCGCCGCAGAAGATCATGTACCTGGTGGCGGACCATCTGCGCCGGAGCGGGCTCGCGGAGAAGTCACGGGTCGTGTTCGGCTCGGGGGGCAAGGTGCTCTTCGCGGTGCAGCCCTTCGCGCGCGTGCTGGAGGGCGTCGTGGAGCGCTACGGCATCGAGACGCACTTCGGCCACGACCTGGTGGAGGTGCGCGCGCACACCCGTGAGGCGCTCTTCGCGGTGACGCGCGACGGACGCGGGGAGGTGGTGACGGTGGGGTACGACCTGCTGCACGTCACGCCTCCGCAGAGTGCGCCGGACTTCATCAAGCGCAGCGCGCTGGCTCATGCAGACGGCCCGAACGCGGGCTGGGTCAAGGCGCACAAGCACACGCTCCAGCACCCCGACCATCCGAACGTCTTCGCCATTGGAGACGCGAGCGACCTGCCCACGTCGCGCACGGGCGCCGCCGTCCGGGCGGAGGCGCCCGTGCTCGTGGAGAACCTGGTGGCCGTGATGGAGGGGCGGGAGCCCACCGCGCGGTACGACGGCTATGCGTCCTGTCCGCTGGTGACGGGCTATGGGCGGATGCTGCTCGCCGAGTTCGACTACGACGGCCGGCCCGCGCCGAGCCTTCCGTTCATCAACACCTTCGTGGAGCGCCGCGACCTGTGGCTGCTCAAGAAGTACGGACTGCCGCGCCTGTACTGGGACTGGATGCTTCGTGGCCGCGCGTGAACACTGGAGGAAGTGACCGCTCGACGGTGGGGCCTGCTCGTGCGACCGTCCTGGACGTGACGCCCTACGACAAGATCTTCGAGAACAACAAGCTCTGGGCGGAGGAACAGCTCCGCACGGATCCGGACTACTTCACCAAGCTGTCGGTGTCGCAGCAGCCGGACTTCCTCTACATCGGCTGTTCGGACAGCCGCGTGCCCGCCAACCAGATCATGGGGCTGGCGCCGGGTGACGTGTTCGTGCACCGCAATGTCGCGAACCTGGTCAACAACGTCGACCTGAACGTGATGTCGGTCATCAACTACGCCGTCCGGCAGCTGGACGTGAAGCACATCATCGTCTGCGGCCACTACGGTTGCGGCGGCGTGCGCGCGGCGATGCAGCCCAAGGACCTGGGCATCCTCAACCCCTGGCTGCGCAACATCCGCGACGTGTACCGGTTCCACAAGCAGGAGCTGGACGGCATCGCGGACGAGACGAAGCGCTACGAGCGGCTGGTGGAGCTCAACGTCCTGGAGCAGAGCATCAACATCATCAAGACGGCCGCCGTGCAGAAGTCCTACCTGGCGCGGGGCTTCCCCATCGTGCACTCGTGGGTGTTCGACCTGCGCAACGGCATCCTCCAGGACCTGAAGCTGGACTTCGTCCAGACGCTGCACAGCATCCAGGAGGTCTACGACCTCACGAAGGAGTGAGGCCGCAGTCCCTCGGGGTTTATTGCTTCCACACCATCCGCTCTCCTTCGGCCTGGCAGTGCCCTCGCTGAAGGAGCAGCGTCAGTCCGGCTTCCAGGACCGGGATGACCGCCCGGGTCAGCCGCTGGATGCCGAAGCAGCGGGCTGTTTCGCGGAGCAGGTCTTCGCGTTCCAGCGACAGGGCCTGGGTGAGCACGGCCGCCGCGGCGTTGGCTACCTCCTCCGGGGGAAGGTGAGCGGCCTCGCGTTCGGGATGCGCGCCACGAAAGCCTGAGTACCGCGCCGGCCCCCGGCTGGTGGACCAGAGGAACTCCTCCTGGATCGTCACGGTCCCGCGCTTCGCGAGCGCCTGGAGCTGTTCCTCCAGCCTCTTGCGCACGCGGGGCGTCAGCTTGGTCAGACCCCAGGCATCCAGGACGCGCCTGGCCAGCAGGTCCTCGTGGAGCGGTGCCTCCTGATCGATGACGGACTGGAGGTGCTCCCGCAGGGACGCGTCCGACGCGGTGGCGAAGAGGTCCGCTCCCTCCTTCATGGCGCGCAGGGTCGCCGGGACGTAGGCCTGGGCGGACGCGCTGGGACCGGCGACCACGGGCTGGGGCGTGGCCGGGGCGCTGGTGTGGGCTGGCTGGACCGGGGGCGGTTCCGCGGCGAGCGGGGGCGGAGCGGGCGCGGGCCGTGGCTGCTTCGCGTCCTCCAGTGCGCGTTGGACCGCTGCCTTCAAGGCCTCCAGCTGTCCCGGCCGGTCCTGCTCCCATCCCAGGGACCAGACGCGGTGCAGCCGCCAGCCCAGGCCTTGCAACACCTCGGAACGCAGCCGCTCGCGGTCCCGTGCGTTCGCCGCGGAGTTGTAGCGGAGGCCGTCGCACTCCACGCCCAGGATGTATTCGCCAGGGCGCTCGGGGTGGACGACCGCCAGGCCCACCCGGTAGCCGCCGCTCCCCACGTCGGTGTGCACCGTGCATCCAGCTTCGCGCAGCGCTTGCGCGACCTGCTGCTCCAGCGCGTCCGTCGGCTCGCGCTCGGCCGCGGCTGCCGCGAGGGCGTCCGCTTCAGCGGCCCGGCGGAGGAAGTCCCGCAGATGGCGCACGCCCACCGAGGCGGTCCGCGAGAGGTCGATCTGATCATGCGTCA
Proteins encoded in this window:
- a CDS encoding NAD(P)/FAD-dependent oxidoreductase, whose protein sequence is MTAHLSARLEASPSRKPSSVSEHHRVLIIGGGTAGITVAARLRRKGVQGVAVLEPSAQHFYQPLWTLVGAGAADIASTVRPEADYIPEGTRWIQDRAEEVDPVRQQVLTLGGARLIYDFLVVAPGIQLDWDRVRGLREALKTPFVSSNYDFRLAPKTWEMVRAFQGGTALFTHPATPVKCAGAPQKIMYLVADHLRRSGLAEKSRVVFGSGGKVLFAVQPFARVLEGVVERYGIETHFGHDLVEVRAHTREALFAVTRDGRGEVVTVGYDLLHVTPPQSAPDFIKRSALAHADGPNAGWVKAHKHTLQHPDHPNVFAIGDASDLPTSRTGAAVRAEAPVLVENLVAVMEGREPTARYDGYASCPLVTGYGRMLLAEFDYDGRPAPSLPFINTFVERRDLWLLKKYGLPRLYWDWMLRGRA
- a CDS encoding carbonic anhydrase; translation: MNTGGSDRSTVGPARATVLDVTPYDKIFENNKLWAEEQLRTDPDYFTKLSVSQQPDFLYIGCSDSRVPANQIMGLAPGDVFVHRNVANLVNNVDLNVMSVINYAVRQLDVKHIIVCGHYGCGGVRAAMQPKDLGILNPWLRNIRDVYRFHKQELDGIADETKRYERLVELNVLEQSINIIKTAAVQKSYLARGFPIVHSWVFDLRNGILQDLKLDFVQTLHSIQEVYDLTKE